The region catacatacatacaagcaTACATAAAGACTGGGGGCAACTTAATGGCTCTGCCACCTTGCTGACAGGTTAAGATACAGTGAACaataaccacaaaaaaaaaaaaaacttgaccCCCTTGACTTTAGGGATGGTAGTATGTAGTAGCACTCCTTAGCGCTAATTAAGTCACATTCTCGGTTCGGTTATCGCATAGGTAGTAGAGTTTCAATTTGTGGCTTTATCTTGAGGTACTTTCTGGTAgattaaaatatatgaatttatatttatgcctctactttcaagtttatttataatttagcGATTTATATGGCGCTCTTGAGACATTTGTTAATCGGAAATATCATCAAGTGCCTCCTCTTTCATACACTTTTCTACCAATtattaactttaatgatgTCACCCGTAACTGTTTTGATAATACGGGTTATTTACTGAACTGAACCGATTCAACTGCTTTAAATTGGATTAATTGCTGAAATTATTGCTGCTGGTAGCGGTTTCGTTTATTAGTTCCCGTATGAAAATCATTGAAATGCCTTCCAACAATTTGATTAgcgaacacacacacacacacgctcgAGTAAACAATCTGAGAGATACTCGCAAGAAATATGACTCATACGCCACATAGTGCGCATCACAATGCAATTATCGGTATTCACGCGCTCATCTCTAACTAGCGACACCTTTTgctgttgttcttgttgttgtttggtgTGGCGTTGGAGCCGAGGATGATGATTCCGATTCCGGGCGATTAACTAACTGGAAAAGGGCAACAATTTTCGACGTTATGTTTTTAAACAGACGCGGCGTCGTTAActtgttgttggctttttttgtttttttttttgaaaaaccagTTTTTTAGAGCACTGCCACCGTTACCGGCTACTGTACTGGGGGGGAGGGGAGGAGATATTGGCAAGAGAGTGGGAGTGTAAGCGAGATATGTGTATATGTAGTGAGACATTGAACTGCTTTGACAGCCGTgacttttgtttgcttttattattaacaCAATCTCGCACACGACATTTTTGCTGGATTTGCTGTTATTTATTCTTCTTCTTCGTCTTCagcttgtttttgttattattgttgttgttgttgttacacTTTATTGCCAGTTGTGCATTTatcaattttgattttatgcgCCCAGGGCacgaaaacacaaacaaacacacacacacatacatatgtatagtaAGAAGGAGAGCAAGTGATTGCCGCAATTTGCCGTTTTGATAACACCGACACGAGCACCCTCACCCACACATTCAaacgtatgtacatatatgatGAGCCGCCTGGGCAATAAACAATTGCGAATTGAGATTGAAAATCGCGCGACTGAACTAAACTGCGATGAATGCGATGGAATGGCCGCCTCGGCCGACGGCGACTGACGAAGTGACGGCGAGAACGGATCGAGCGCTCCGCAGCtccaccacacacacacacacacacacacacagaccaGAGGCGAGGCGTCGGCGCCGGCTGCTCCGTCAACTGCTCTGCCCGCTGATAGAGCCCTGCGCCTTGTTGTCGCTGTAGTAGTtcttattgttattgttgttgttggctttCGTTCTTGTGGCCCGCAAGAAAACAAAGCAAAGGCAGAAGGCAAATGGTGGCACAGCACCCAacaccagccagccagcagcaAAGCCATCCAGCCCCCACGACAATATGGGGGCAGCTAAAACAAacgcaaacaaacaaacgacTCAGCCGGCAGCGACGCCAACGCCGGCTTCGTGGGGAgctcacacgcacacacacacacacacacacagacagagaCGCGAATCTACGAAAAGCTAAAACGGAGCCAGGGAGGAGACAGGGAGCCATGGAGCACGACATGAACCACATTCAATTGGAGCGGCGAATGGCAAGACAAAAACACCGCAAAAAgcaaagccaaaaaataaaaaaaataaaggcatGAAAAGAGCAGTCAGTAATGGCTGAGACAGCGACTGCGGCAGCGGCAAATGGAACTAGTTCCGGAAACAGAAACttgaaaagtttatttatggcGGAGGAAGGCAGTTATGATGCAACTAACCTTACTTTTcgagaaataaaaatttctagaCTAAGACTTTGTATCTTTATCTTCTAAAAACCTAAAATGTATCTAAATAAAGTATCTTTAAccatttttataagaaaaatttcaaagttttaattataacgaaccataaaaattaaatccaaaactACCTCATCATAAattcatttaataaataagaaaatatagCACTAATTAATGATACACAATTATAAATTAGAATATTTCTCAAAATTTCGCACGCAAatatttgcttttgttttgttataaTTGCGATGCCGGGCCATCAATAAATAAGTGGGAGGCCATaattaaaaaccaacaattaaGAACAAAAACATCAGCTATGATGCTGCCCAactaaatcaatttaaaattgcaaaaaaaaaatcacacacatacacacctTTAACAAATTCAAGCTCTCGAAGAACCGCACACAATATCGATTAATTTGTGCACttttttgtttcgatttttAGCAAACATTCTTGTCTAATTGAATTGAATACCAAATTGACCCCACAGCTCTGAATTGAATGTTTGGCCTGAAATTTTATTGCCTGAAATTCCTCTTATGACGGCAGCCAACCCTGAAAACTGGACACTGAACTGACTACAAAAAACGACAGGAAACtgtagcaaaaaaaaaaaatattagagaGAGAACTAGGACAAGGATAGGAGGAGCTGAGCTATGGGTCTGGGGTCGGGGGTCATCACCTTTGGCAAGTAGACGCTGCCTACTTCATGTAAACATTACTCTATAAAGAGAAGAGGACGAtgaagaagcagaagcagacTCAGGCACTTGGAGGTCGTCATGGCAAGAGGCATTCTAGAGATACAGGAAACCATCACTATAGAGGACTATCCATCTAGAAGTTTGATATAATTTAAGTagatttcttataatttttaatagtgTTAGAAACTTtatattatttcaaaattttagagtTTAAGTTTCATTTTAAGGACTCTCCACTGTACCTAGATATAGACAAATGCGTAGCCAGTGTGCAATTGCAATGGCGCCGTGCTGAAAAGCGGAGCAAACAAGAAAACGGcaacaaaaccaacaaatGCTCTCCAACATAGATTgcaatgtttatttatttagtcgatggcagcaccaacaacaaggcaAGCAAGGCACGGAATCTGCACAATGTGGCTATACCGAGGAAGACTCCCGTCCAGAATGCGGGGGAGATGCACTCAGACACACTTAGAGACCCAATAATCCACCTGGCAACAGTAAAATCGGAAACAATGTAGGCGAAATACCAAACCAAATTGAATACAACAAACAGACAGGACACCCAGGACACACAGGACATACAGGGGCTATAGGATAAAGGGTTTTcagtttccattttgctggaaaattgaatttaattttcgggagaaacattaaaataaatgaaattgcaTAAAGTCTTCAAGAGATAGGTAATCTAAGAGGGAGTGTTTAAAGACCGAAACCCAGAACAGGACAGGACTAAGGCAGAACAAAcgcagtcagtcagtcagcgCGATAACAAAAGTTAAGTAAACGCACACAAACACAGACCGgctaacaaacaaacaaacaaacaaatgaaacaaagtaaacgaaacaaaacaaagcaaacaaacgAGGACCATCTAAGCCAGCTCGCTGGACGAGTTGGGGAATGGGAAGTTGGAGCCAAATTAAATGTTAGTTGAAAGCAGACGAAGTGTGAAATAATCACATTAACTAATGCACAAACAGCGACCAGAGAGAAGAGACTCGTTGTCAGGGAGACCGTAACCCCCACGACCTCTCCCCAGAACCCTCTAGAACTTGCAACACTTGGAAAGACCCACAACCacccacatacacacacagcTTCTTAAGTCATCGTCGACGTCATCGTTGAAGAGTTCAGAGTGAGTTCCAAAGGCCTCAATGGCAATGTAAGGCTTAATTAGTGACAGACAGACATTCTATAGCTTTCAGCTCTTGTGTAGAGCAGggagatatagatatagatacagatacagatacagataagacatagatatagatatagaagCTACAAGTAGCTGTATCTAATCAGCCTATAGACCTTTTTAACCTTAAATAAAGCTAACCTTAATAAAGATCTTAAAACCCAACGAATGAGGGTAGTAATTCCCGAAATACTGACCTCTTGAACCACCCATTACGGCCACCTGTTAGCTATATAGAACCTTAATAAgtacttttaatatttgcacttttttTAATCTCTGTGTAGCCATATTagcaataaatatttgatttccCCCACCTGGACACTTGTGTCTTATCACTTTCAGTATCAAAATCTAGACCAATGTTGGGTTCCAATTAGGGATAGCCGGGTTACCATACCATTATTATCAACATATCCCCACATATGGGCAAAAGTGGTGCTGCCCGAGTAGGGGGATGAGTGAGTCCAAAAAAACAGTAATTATGGTCAACCCACCACCCACTAACCAGCGCCCATACCCATCATCCTCTAGCCCTCCACCCCATAGACCCCATGCTCCACCACCCATTCCCGTTGAGGGTGTGGCGGCTATCTAAACAACAATTTTATCATCTACTGGAGCGCCCAGAAACATTTCAGTCTGTGTCTGACGTTCGAGCGGGCTGGAAGTGCCGGCAGATTGTGGCCAAAGgagattatatatatttttatacgcctatatatatatccatcCTATATACACAAATAAGAATATTACATATAGGAGGAGTGTAGCAGAGTATTGCAAGTACAGGGAGGACAGGGTGAAATGGATCTGACTTTGGGTTTCGGTGACAAGCTCAAGTTGGGCGCCAAGtaagtgaaaaaaataaaataaaagctcCAGCGATGAGTCATCATAACCTCTGCCCTTTCGGCCTTTTCAGAGCCATTGGCCATAAGGTTACCCAGTACAGGCTGAGCACCGGCAAGACCAAGGAGCTGGCCACCAAGTATGGCCAGCTGAAGGGCCAGCAGCGTAGGACCTTCTACGACGGCGAGACCTACTACTCGTTCGAGGGCATCCCCTTCGCCCAACCACCTGTGGGTGAGTTGCGTTTTCGCGCCCCCCAACCGCCCACTGCCTGGAAGGGCGTCCGGGACTGCACCTATGCCCGGGACAAGCCGATGCAACGGAACGCCATCACAACCACTGCCGAGGGCTCCGAGGACTGTCTGTATCTCAACGTGTATGCCAAGAAAGTCGAGTCGCCACAACCACTGCCAGTGATGGTATGGATTTACGGGGGTGGCTTTCAGATTGGCGGAGCCTCTCGTGAAATCTACGGACCCGACTACTTCATGAAACATGATGTCATCCTAGTCACCCTTAACTATCGCGTGGGGGCTTTGGGCTTTCTCAGTCTGAAGGACGAAAGCCTGAAAGTTCCCGGCAACGCTGGCCTCAAGGACCAAATACAGGCCCTGCGCTGGGTCAAGGAGAACGTGGCCAGCTTCAATGGCGATCCCGAGAACATAACCCTAATGGGTGAGTCGGCTGGAGCGGCTTCCACCCACATCCTTATGCAATCGGAGCAGGCAAGGGGCTTGTTTCATCGGGCCATCGTCCAGTCCGGGTCGGCGCTGTGTGAATGGGCCACGCAACAGGACAGAAACGCTGCCCCCAGGTTGGCCAAGAGGTTGGGCTTCTCTGGGAATCTGGATAGTGAGGCGGACATCCTGAAGTTCTTCCAGCAGATCCCAGCCAGCAAGTTGGCCGTCCTCTGCAATGCCATCGTCACTCAGGAGGAGGAACGGGACTACGAGATTATAGCCTTTGGTCCCGTCATCGAGTCCTATGTGGGGGAGGACTGCGTGGTGCCGAAGCCCCAGCAGGAGCAGCTTTCCCAGGCCTGGGGCAATGAGATTCCCATGATTATTGGTGGCACCTCATTCGAGGGACTCTTCTCGTACCAGAGCACCCTGAAGGATCCCTCGCACATGCTGAGCGCCTTCGAGGCGATAATTCCGCGAAAAATACGCGACACCATCGACAAGGACGAGCTGGACGAGATGGTGCGGCGCCTGAAGTCCTCCTATTTCGATGATCCCGAGCGGGCCAGCATGGAGCTGTACGAGTGCCTGCACATCCTGAGCATCAAGAATTTCTGGCACGACATCCATAGGACCCTTCTGGCCAGGCTGGCCTACGCCCCCACCTCACCCACCTACCTCTATCGATTCGACATGGACTCGTCCCACTTCAATCAGTACAGGATCATCCAGTGCGGTAAAAAGGTCAGGGGAGTGTGCCACGCGGACGATCTGTCCTACTTGTTCTATGGCCTGCTCTCCACCAAGCTGGACAAGGACTCGCCCGAATACCGCACCATAGAAAGGATGATTGGCATGTGGACGTCCTTTGCCATCAATGGGGATCCCAACTGCGAGGTTATAGCGCCCCTGAAGTGGGATCCCCTGAAGCCCGGCGGACCCGAACTCTGCCTCAACATAGCCGATGGTCTGGAGTTTATTCCGCTTCCGGAAAGCAAGCAGTTTGTGGTCTGGGATAGTTTTTACACCCGGGAGAGTCTCTATTGAGAGCTCTAACCATCTCACTTTATGAATTTAGAAAGTAACTCTTACTTTCCAGAATCtaactatattttttaatatttatcgGCCTATACCAAAAATTATCTCGCTTTAAAtgttatacatatatgttttgAACAAAATGTGTGAAAGTACAAACCCAAAATCAAAGGTAATCTATTAGCTTTACAAGATTagtaaatattattatgtttttttaattatgacGTCTAATATTGACCTATAAACCCATAGCTTTTGGCAACCAGTTCTAGCCAGTTCTAGTGTCTGGGTTCTCGTAtcttttattaactttttggcAGCTGGCCAGGAAATTCGCGAAAGCCAAGGGAATACCGCAGGTCATTGTTGTCAATCCTTTCCTGTTTTTGTTCTCGATCCCCCATTCACAACCATCCTAAATTAATGTTCTCTCGGGTTGTTaggatatatttcatttcggCATCATTTCGCGGGAACTGAGAGAGTCGTTTTATTGAGAATTTTATAATGCCAGGGTAAACATGCATAACTTTGATTTATtgtttaaatgtatttttaaccaaaaacGAGAAACGAGTCGAGTTCATTTGCACATTTATGTGGAGCTTAatgattaaaacaaaaaagagaaaCCTGTTTTTTGAGAGATAGCGATGGGGGATACCCCCTAAATGGTTTACACTAAACACTTAATGCCTTACAACAAATCTACGAATTTTTTTAGCAAACAAAGCATTTATCAtaactattttatataatattaatatttattttcaaataaaaacaaataaactgTGAAATTGTGAAAAGCATATCCACCATTGTCTTTCATTATTCGGGGTATCTGCTGTGATTTGTTTATACGAGTTTGTTTATTTAGATATAGTTTATGgctttggtttatttttggatCTGTTGGATCTCTTGGCATTTAGCCAAACAAACCAATCAATTTCGATTCCTTCGagatctttaaataaaatgcaaagcataaatatttaaattgcttTTCGCACTTTCCGTTGAATGGGAATTCAAAGGTGGCCGGAGGATGGGTGAATGGCTGGTTGACCATTGGATGGTAGGCTTGGTTTTCTGGCTGTTGGCCAAAAGAGAGAGAATTTCCATGGTTTACTgggttaaatttaattaatttgtctCGCCAGCCTACAGTCCCCTTAGACCCACCCCCTCTTGAGTCTGATTATTTATTCATTCTGCATTCCCTCCCTCCCCCTGCTCTCGTGTTTCCTACTGCATTGCAGCATTTGccattttatttgcttttatttatttattatttcgtaaaacTGGCTATTTTTATTTGGACTTTACTTTTTCCTGCGAAATTTACACAATTCCAATTAAtggcatttaattatttatccGGCATTTTACACATTGCATTCCCCAAGTTGCAACCAGCGCCTGCGCTAGCGTTGACGTTGACGTTGACGTTGGCGTTAGCGTCGGCAGCGACTGAGGCAGAGACAGAGCTCCAGCAGCTGtgaattttgcatttttatagCTTGTTGGAAATTTCTGCTctgaatttaaaattcaaattgtttTGGTTTCGTGTCGAGGGCGGGCGACTGCCgagggggtggtggtggtgggctGAAGTGGTCAGTGGGTGGTGCtacaaattaatttccatttgtgGGCTTTGTTGCGTGTGAAAAAAATGAAGGGGTATTTGAGATTGAAATTTAAGAGAAAAAATACTGATTTTTTTccactttaatttaaaagcttgaaatttaattatttcatcaGACAATTAAACCTCAAAAGGGCAATGACTTTATCACTTAAATAGTAaccttatttttttgaataaaacagAATCGAATGAATCATTAAACTAAAATACTAAACACATCCCCATGAATGCCCCATCCCGCCAATCATTAACAAAAAGCAGGGCAACGTCTcgcaaaatttataaatacatttttgcattcagaaataaaaaatcgaaataaacataaaaaaaaagagacacCAATAAAGaaagaataacaaaaaatacaaaaacaaaacgaaagaAGCGAAATAATCGCGGAAAgctattaaaatttaatcagAAACACAAGCGACCCTGCGGTCAAAATTCCCACAACACTCGCCGCCTTCCCGAGGTTCCCCAACTGACCCCCGACCCTGCCTCTAGTCCCTGGCTCGTGGTtgtgacgatgatgatgatgataatgcCCTCTTCCAAGGGGAATGGGGGTCTATAGAATACATATAACATTTTACCATTCAGTTTCCAGTATGTGGATGCTGACGACGACGACAGAGACTACGACCCCACTGATTAATCGTCCGCGCTGTGGAGAGCGGGAGTCCTACTCCCCGGGTCAACCTCCGTGGCGCCAACATCATCATGATCGCCACACCATCTTCATCATCGTCCTCATTGGGGCTGtggcaatatttttgtttattttgattcGTGCGACGCGAAAAACTGCTCTCGTGAATttgtttcccatttttttataCTCTTTCAAGGggtattattaatttttgcaaTATTATGACACTTAGGGACTTTCTTTAGGATCTAAAATCAGGTATATCTGAGAAATATAAAAGAAGTAGCGGCCTACTCTAGGTCCCCATAATAAGGCTATATTTTTTCCCCATaatagtcatccgattcttgtgTGGAATCTGATGATTCTTAATTCTTCTTATAAGAATTGTAGAATAATTCTCCAGAAATCTGCATCCAAaccttttgattttttatcaatttttttaggGTATCTCCttcgaaaatgaaaaaaactaTATGAAACTACAATATtccccacagggatggctgtatctttgggaatatttatccgatttttAAGCGGATAAACGAATTTTACCAAttgtaccttaaacgaattatagatcgattctctctatctgcattaaaacataggataaattttttttttaattttttgtaaaatttttctaaaatgatGAAAAGGCCAGAACCGACAATTTGGCTCCCAGGgtaggctatatctttggcaataattatccgattcttaagcggagtaccttaaatgaatcTACCAGAATCTACCATCAAAATTTgacaataaattttttttaagattatttgTCAGTTTTTCTTGCGAGTCctcttcaaaatgtggaaaatgcatggggagggAAATATGAATCATTGCGTAACCTACATATATCCTGACTTATATTTACCCGATTCTTGAAagaaataccttaaacgaattctagatgaattttccataagtctgcatcaaaatatagaaaacaaatttttatcatttttttttttgcgagtTCTTTCTTTCTATTGTGATGGTTATATCTTTTCGAATTAATCGGATTTTCAAAAGGAATACCTTTATGGAATAGTACACCGTTCAATCTTATATTCTTCTTAAAACTGCATTAAAACTGtcaatcaaatttttattttaacttttttatcaaatttttggGGTATTCCCCTTTAAAAAGGCTGAAATCCCATGAAGGCACAATTTAGGCTCCATATCTCTGGACCATATACACCATGTCTCGAGAAATAAGAAACCGATTCTTAAgaagaataccttaaaagaaccgtagatcgattctccaccaatctatATAAAACAAAGAAGcacaaaaattgtatttttaaattctttatataACCGTAAGAGTATTCAAGTTTCGCCTTGGCCCAAGTTAAATTTCCTTTCATGTTTTATTGTCCTTTTTGtgtatttgttattttattttcggcCATGTTTG is a window of Drosophila bipectinata strain 14024-0381.07 chromosome 2R, DbipHiC1v2, whole genome shotgun sequence DNA encoding:
- the gas gene encoding esterase B1, with the translated sequence MDLTLGFGDKLKLGAKAIGHKVTQYRLSTGKTKELATKYGQLKGQQRRTFYDGETYYSFEGIPFAQPPVGELRFRAPQPPTAWKGVRDCTYARDKPMQRNAITTTAEGSEDCLYLNVYAKKVESPQPLPVMVWIYGGGFQIGGASREIYGPDYFMKHDVILVTLNYRVGALGFLSLKDESLKVPGNAGLKDQIQALRWVKENVASFNGDPENITLMGESAGAASTHILMQSEQARGLFHRAIVQSGSALCEWATQQDRNAAPRLAKRLGFSGNLDSEADILKFFQQIPASKLAVLCNAIVTQEEERDYEIIAFGPVIESYVGEDCVVPKPQQEQLSQAWGNEIPMIIGGTSFEGLFSYQSTLKDPSHMLSAFEAIIPRKIRDTIDKDELDEMVRRLKSSYFDDPERASMELYECLHILSIKNFWHDIHRTLLARLAYAPTSPTYLYRFDMDSSHFNQYRIIQCGKKVRGVCHADDLSYLFYGLLSTKLDKDSPEYRTIERMIGMWTSFAINGDPNCEVIAPLKWDPLKPGGPELCLNIADGLEFIPLPESKQFVVWDSFYTRESLY